ctcccccctccccccccggctctcccctccccccccNNNNNNNNNNNNNNNNNNNNNNNNNNNNNNNNNNNNNNNNNNNNNNNNNNNNNNNNNNNNNNNNNNNNNNNNNNNNNNNNNNNNNNNNNNNNNNNNNNctctcccctccccccccggCTCCCCCCCTACCTTCCCCTCCTCGCCGTCCCAGGGCTCCTGATCCCTGGCGCCCAGCCCGACCCCGCCCCGCGCGGCCCCGAGGCAACTTAGCCCGGCGGCCCGGCGGGGCACCAGGGACCGCGGTGGCCCGAGCGcagccagaggaggaggagggcgccCGCCGTGCAGCGCAGCTCGCATCTGCGGCCGCGCGATCCACTTCCCGCGCCGATTCCCCCGCGTGCGTCCCTCTCTCCGCGGAGCCGGCGGGAGGCCCCGGGCTCTGGGTGCTGTATGGGAGGCCAAACCAGAccgatggcggcggcggcggcggcggccctgTCGGGCCTGGCGGTGCGGCTGTCTCGCTCGGCCGCGGCCCGCGGCTCGTACGGCGCCTTCTGCAAGGGGCTCACGCGCACGCTGATCACCTTCTTCGACCTGGCCTGGCGGCTGCGCGTGAACTTCCCCTACTTCTACGTCGTGGCTTCAGTGATTCTCAACGTGCGCCTGCAGGTACATATTTAGAGCAACTAACTCTGTGGCATTGGGGGGTGCCCAGCAGGATGGCTGACCTCCACCCACCAGTTCAGCCGCCCTAGAGCAAAGCGACCAGCTCGCCTCGCGCACACAGACTTGCCGGCCTGTCTTGCCATTGCCCCATCTTTTCATGTAAATGCGCGGCTAGAAGTCAATTGCGGAAAGCCTGCAATGTAACCAAAAAAGCCTAAGATATAATGAAAAGTTGAATCTCAAGGAAATAGCTAATTCAAAGAACAGAACCTAAAAATCTGAAAATCCTCAGAAATATTTGAGAAGTTCTTGCATCCATAAAACAAAAGACAGCACCGAAGGTAGGGAAATGACAATAAGCACAGGATGCCCTAAAGGAAAAGTTACTAACagcttaaaaaaagataaactgtacAAGAATGGTCCAAATAGGAGGCAAATCCtccaaattagaaaaagaaatgactagACTTCCAACTGAATGGAATCGATTCTAGGCAACAAGAATGTATCGCATGATCGGAAAGACATACATTTCTTCATCCCAAAAGAAACAACAACGGCAAACAGAACCTActgggaaaaacaaacatttcaaaCTGTACAAGGAGAGCATGCTTCACATATGAAGCAACCTCAGACGTGGCCTGTTTTTCAACCGTTGCCTGGAGTGTGAGAAAGGGAATCTGAACACTGGCACGTGGATCAAGACTCTGCAGTCACAGAAAAATCCAATCACAGCGTTCAACTTCGCTCTTCAGTGAACAGTGTTTAAATAATCATTACAATGGAAAGATTAGtgatgctttttcatttttagagtaAATCTCTAGGCAAAGCAGGGGAGACTTAATTATGGTTATAGAACAGAGTGGGAATGTTAACCAACTTTGACAAGTACAGGCAACAAGTTGgcaggcagagaggaagaaatggaatagTGGTGTTATTCTCCTAAACTAGGAAGTCCAGATACTGTCTCTAGTTGAAAGAATAAGACAGATTTTTTAGGGGTTagatttttaaagtgaacaaGGTAACcaacagaagaattaaaaatagtgaTACAACCATATGGAGGGCGGGAGGAAAACCAAGGGGACAGCAGGAAGTCAGCAGAAAATGCCTCATGTCATCAAGTTAAGAAATAGTAAGAAAAGCATATTATTAGGAAAAATGGAGTTAACCTCTAAACAGACATGTAAAAGTTTTTGCCTCTGGGTTGGGAAAGCAAAAGttgagaagggtgggtggggATTTATTGCTTTTCATTGTATGTCCTTTTCTACTGGTTGATTTTTCTAAATCCTTTATATGCATGTATTACTTTgattaaaagttaaaacttaTTACAAATGAATTTACTGCAATTAGAAGGAAATCTGGGGGAAGGGGGGTTGGGGAGTGGTACGTGAGTCCAGGTAGATTCTGCCTTCCTATCTTTCTGCCATAGTGGATGCATATCCTAAAACGTTCCTGAATGATCGCATGAAATATGATTTCCTTGCTTTCCAAGCAAACCATAAGACCATAAGGAAAGGCCTCATGAAATGGCCAGTGATCTTCAGGTAGCCCAGAGCTTCCTTACTCTATGTGACTTTTCACGAGCTGACGTCTGCAATGTCATagttaaagtaaaaacaaaaagtgtgatttaatttttcaaaactgaaaaatttaaaaactgaaaaattggaCAAGTACCCCATGATGTTTAGACAAGGTTCTTACATTTTAGTATTGATCATAACGGCAAGACAGGGGAAATAAGCTAAATATACAACGGGAGCTTGGCTAAATAGAAATAGTCTGTCTATGTAATGGGATACTatgtagctattaaaaataaggaattatATTTTATCCATGTGTAATAGATGTGAAGTAACCTCACCAATGGCTCAAGTGATTGAGccagagagaaatatatatatattatataatatacatttatatactccACCTAGTTATAGAGAAATAATAATACTTGCAAACACTATTGCACACTTACCATAAGCCATGCAAtgtcctaagcactttatatacatcattgcatttaatcctcacaacaactcagAGATAAGTGACTGTCATTACCCCCAATGTTCAGGAGAGGAGACAAACATGGAAAAGGATAGAGGCAGAGTGATGAAATACTGCCAACAATATTATTCTTCCTACTAATGTGAGACATTCATTGCTATGATTCGTTTTATTCTTcgcatttttaaattgaagtataattgactcaCAACgttctattagtttcaggtgtacaacatagtgattcaatatttttatacgtCACCAAAGGATCACCCCTGTTGTGGTTAGttgttcattgtatttttattattcgaATCGTGAGGcctcctttttaaaactttagcGTAAAAGTCACTATTCAAGTGGGTGGCATGGATACCGGAACTTTGGGAACACAGGGCTAGGCGCTCCGTTCCTGCACCCTTGGGTTAGCACTCCCAAGTACAAGTACGTGTACCACTGCACACGAATGGAGGATCAGATGGAACTCATAGTCACTCAGGATTTGAATTCTACCCAAAGAAATTAGTttcttggtttttggtttttggctttttttgctGCACctcgaggcatgcgggatcttagttccccgaccagggaacgtacccatgccccctgcagtggaagtgtggagtcttaaccactggaccaccaaggaagtccctctttctttctattattagGAAAAATGGAGTTAACCTCTAAACAGACATGTAAAAGTTTTTGCCTCTGGGTTGGGAAAGCAAAAGttgagaagggtgggtggggATTTATTGCTTTTCATTGTATGTCCTTTTGTACTGGTTGATTTTTCTAAATCCTTTATATGCATGTATTACTTTgattaaaagttaaaacttaTTACAAATGAATTTACTGCAATTAGAAGGAAATCTGGGGGAAGGGGGGTTGGGGAGTGGTACGTGAGTCCAGGTAGATTCTGCCTTCCTATCTTTCTGCCATAGTGGATGCATATCCTAAAACGTTCCTGAATGATCGCATGAAATATGATTTCCTTGCTTTCCAAGCAAACCATAAGACCATAAGGAAAGGCCTCATGAAATGGCCAGTGATCTTCAGGTAGCCCAGAGCTTCCTTACTCTATGTGACTTTTCACGAGCTGACGTCTGCAATGTCATagttaaagtaaaaacaaaaagtgtgatttaatttttcaaaactgaaaaatttaaaaactgaaaaattggaCAAGTACCCCATGATGTTTAGACAAGGTTCTTACATTTTAGTATTGATCATAACGGCAAGACAGGGGAAATAAGCTAAATATACAACGGGAGCTTGGCTAAATAGAAATAGTCTGTCTATGTAATGGGATACTatgtagctattaaaaataaggaattatATTTTATCCATGTGTAATAGATGTGAAGTAACCTCACCAATGGCTCAAGTGATTGAGccagagagaaatatatatatattatataatatacatttatatactccACCTGGTTATAGAGAAATAATAATACTTGCAAACACTATTGCACACTTACCATAAGCCATGCAAtgtcctaagcactttatatacatcattgcatttaatcctcacaacaactcagAGATAAGTGACTGTCATTACCCCCAATGTTCAGGAGAGGAGACAAACATGGAAAAGGATAGAGGCAGAGTGATGAAATACTGCCAACAATATTATTCTTCCTACTAATGTGAGACATTCATTGCTATGATTCGTTTTATTCTTcgcatttttaaattgaagtataattgactcaCAACgttctattagtttcaggtgtacaacatagtgattcaatatttttatacgtCACCAAAGGATCACCCCTGTTGTGGTTAGttgttcattgtatttttattattcgaATCGTGAGGcctcctttttaaaactttagcGTAAAAGTCACTATTCAAGTGGGTGGCATGGATACCGGAACTTTGGGAACACAGGGCTAGGCGCTCCGTTCCTGCACCCTTGGGTTAGCACTCCCAAGTACAAGTACGTGTACCACTGCACACGAATGGAGGATCAGATGGAACTCATAGTCACTCAGGATTTGAATTCTACCCAAAGAAATTAGTttcttggtttttggtttttggctttttttgctGCACctcgaggcatgcgggatcttagttccccgaccagggaacgtacccatgccccctgcagtggaagtgtggagtcttaaccactggaccaccaaggaagtccctctttctttctttatttatcttttaaaatgtatttatttatttattttttatttttggctgcgctgggtcttcgttgctgtgcacgggcttttctctagttgcggcgagcgggggctactctttgttgcggtgcgcgggcttctcattgcggtggcttcttttgctgcagagcacgggctctaggcgcgtgggctttagtagttgtggcactcgggctcagtagttgtggctcgcgggctcagtagttgtggctcgcgggctctagagcgcaggctcagtagttgtggcgtgcgggcttagttgctccgcggcatgtgggatcttcccggaccagggctcgaacccgtgtcccctgcattggcaggcggattcttaaccactgcgccaccagggaagccccctctttctttttttaaattgaagtagagttgatttacaatgtttcaggtgtacagccaagggattcagttatacatatacacacacagggaattccccggctttctctgtctgtctttctctgtctgacttacctcacttagtatgataatttctaggtccatccacgttgctgcaaatggcattatttcattttttttatggctgagtagtattccattgtctatatacaccacatctttatctattcatctgtcggtAGACACttaggtttattttttcatttttttatggctgagtagtattccattgtctatatacaccacatctttatctattcatctgtcggtagacacttaggttgcttccatatcttggctattgtacatagtgctgctatgaacattggggtgcgtgtactttttttgaattacggctttctctggatatatgcccaagagtgggattgagggatcatatggtaactctatttttagttttttaaggaagctccatactgttctccatagaggctgtatcaatatacattcccaccaacagtgtaggagggttcccttttctccacaccctctccagcacttgttatttgtagacctttttatgatggccgttctgattggtgaaaaaaattccttttctacCTTGACTCCatcatttccctcttcctttcccccaGGTCCTCTCCAGATAGGTCCAAACTTCCAACTTTACAGGCACAGATTCAGGTTCCAGGTCCTGAACTTTCCTCAGGCTGGACTACAGCCTGTGCTTTCTGTTGTGACCCTTGACCCCCTTCCTGGGACGCAGTTCCGTGACTGCCTTCAGACTGGTTCTGGTCACCTGAATGACTACTGGTGATGACTCCCTTCTCCAGCAACTCAGAGAGACCATCTCTAGAATCCTGGGCCCCAGTATAGGGGTGGGAGTGGTTAGAGACTGGGAAACATTCTGTCTTCCATGACTTACCACAAGTCCCCACCTTGGGTAGTTTTACTGCAAATCTAAGAG
This window of the Physeter macrocephalus isolate SW-GA chromosome 21, ASM283717v5, whole genome shotgun sequence genome carries:
- the SMIM10 gene encoding small integral membrane protein 10, with the protein product MGGQTRPMAAAAAAALSGLAVRLSRSAAARGSYGAFCKGLTRTLITFFDLAWRLRVNFPYFYVVASVILNVRLQVHI